aggggagagagagagagagagagagagagagagagagagagagagagagagagagagagagagagagagagagagagagagagagagagagagagagaggagagagagagagagagagagagagagagagagagagagagagagagagagagagaggagagagagagagagagaggaagagagaggagagagaggagagagagagagagagagagagagagagagagagagagagagagagagagagagagagagagagagagagagagagagagagagagagagagaggagagagagagagagagagagagagagagagagagagagagagagagagagagagagagagagagagagagagagagagagagagagagagagagagagagagagagagagagagagagagaggagagagagagagagaggagagagagagagagagagagagagagagagagagagagagagagagagagagagagagagagagagagagagagagagagagagagagagagagagagagagagagagagagagagagagagagagagagagagagagagagagagagagagagagagagagagagagagagaggggggggggaggagagagagagagggagagagagagagagacagagagagagagacagagagagagagagagagagagagagagagagagagagagagagagagagagagagagagagagagagagagagagagaaagagagagagagaaagtgagagagagaaagagagagagagacagagaagagagacagagagagaggagagagagagaggagagagagagaggagagtcaaagaagagagacagagaagagagacagagagagagaggagagtgtgagaggatagagagagagagggagggagggagggagatagatagatatatagatagatagatagatagagagatagatagagagagagagagagagagagagagagagagagagagagagagagagagagagagagagagagagagaaagaagagagagagagagagagagagagagagagagagagagagagagagagagagagagagagagagagagagagagagagagaaagaaagagagagagagagcgagagagagagacagagaagaataaacaaagcgaggtacaagaaaaaaaaaaaatatacaaagctaataatgatactaaattgTGATAGCAAATAAAATCACGAAtaaactaacagagagagagaggagagagttcaAAAGCATAGTCATCGTGAAATGAATTGTTTACACCGGCTCGTTGCCAGTTCATCTTTCTATTGAAATTTCCCTGACCTGACACAACGTCCTCGCATCCAGTTTAATGATCGTGGGGGATTTTCTCCGCCTCACCTGGTCGCCACAGTCCTCCACACTTTTGGgggaagaaacagataaatatatatatatatatatatatatatataaatatctatatacatatatatattatatatatatcatatatattatatatatatattatatatatacatatatatatatatatatatatatatatatatatatatatatatgtgtgtgtgtgtgtgtctgtgtgtgtgtgtgtgtgtgtgtgtgtgtgtgtgtgtgtgtgtgtgtgtgtgtgtgtgtgtgtgtgtgtatagatatgtacatatgtgtatacatatatatatatatatatatatatatatatatatatatatatatatatatacttacacacacacacacacacacacacacacacacacacacacacacacacacacacacacacacacacacacacacacacacacacacacacacacagtatatatgtttatgtatttgtgtgcgtttgtgtataataataatcaaattaatcttGGGTTTTGAAAATGAACGAAACTTTTTCACTAAAGTGATTTTGTCAACTCAAACGTCCAccagttcatatatatgcacggacgtacacaaatacataactaaatatgcaaatattctaaatccgttgagagagagagggggggggagagagagagaaagagagaagagaagagagagagagagagagagagagagagagagagagggagagagagaaagagagagagagagagagagagagagagagagagagagagagagagagagagagagagagagagagagagagagagagagagagagagagagagagagagagcaaaaaagaggaagatgggagacagcaaaaaagagggagaaagagttagagagcaagagagtgagatcGAATAAGAGATACCGAGAGAAACGTCGAAAAGGACAGAGAAACGGCGGCGGAGATGATTCAGACAGccggagaaagatagagaaaaagaggaatagaaagcgagggagaggaaggaaccagagacagacaggcaaacaaagaggaaaagagagcgcaATCCAGAGCGAAAAGAGATCAAAATCAGTTAGTATTCAACGCAGTAAACTCAGGTGCAAGGAGTTGCCAGCAATCAAAGAGGAGTGCACTAATTAAGCAATTTATTTACAACGGagcctctctccccgccttcGTCGCTGCCGCCGCCAAAGTCGCTGTCTCCTTGGCCATCACAGAGCTTCGGCTGACAGTAATGGCTGCTCAGCGCCCGCCTGGAGCTGGGAGATCACGTATGCTCCCTTCCCTGCAGCCGATCTCTGGTATGCAGTTTTATTTGAGTTGGTGCTGCaagtcccgttttctttgattctttgttgtttttcttgcttcGTTTTTACATTTCGTTTTCCACTGTTTACCAATTAGGATACTTTTCATTACGTGTCTTTtaatcatacatatttttttctttgtttatttcatttctttcggCTATTTCTCTAAATCTTTCCTCATCCACTGACCTATTTCCTTCCCCCTCGAGCGAACGAAATGGagttaaagacaaataaaaagtaaattaaaaaaaatcaataaaagaaatacaaaaaataaaacaaaaacaacaaacactctAACAAGAACGACTTTACGACGCGGAGGAAGAAACGTGACGAAGAGGAAGGCGGAAGATCTCGCAAGTATGTCAGGGATGTGATCTCTACCGGAgatacgggagggagggagagggagagggagagggagagggagagggaggggagggggagggggagagggagagggagagggagggggagagggagagggagagggagagggagagggagagggagagggggagagggagagagagggagggggagaggggagaaggagaaggagaaggagaaggagagggaggggggaattgagggggagagggagagggagagggagagggagagggagggggagagggaggaggggagggggagggggagagggagggggagagggagggggagagcgggagggagagagagagagggagagagggagagtgagaaggagggggagaaggagagggagggggagagtgagagtgagagggagggggagagggagagggagggggagaggggagaaagagagggagggggagggggagagtgagaggaagagggagggggagaggggagaaagagagggagggggaagggggagagggagggggagggggagggggagagggaaggggagaaggagagggaaaaaagagggagggggagaggaagagaaagggggagagggaaagggagaggaagagggagggggagaggggagaaagagagggagggggaagagggagggggagggggagagggagagggaaggggagaaggagagggaaagggagaaggaaagggagagggaaagggagaaggaaagggagagggagagggataatggagggagagaaggagaaaggagtgaaagaaggagaaaggagggagagggagagggagatggcgagggggaagagaatgggaagggagggagaaagggagaaggggatggttattgggatggggagggggagggggagggaaagggagagggagagggagagggagaaggagagggagagtaaaagtaagagagggagagggagtgctaGAGGAGAGGtatagggcgaaggagagagagagaaaaaaagagagagagagagaaaagagagagaaagagaaagagagagagagagagagagagagagaaggagagagagagagagatgagagagagagagagagagagagagagagagagagagagagagagagggggggggagggagagagggagggaggagggagggagggagggagggagggagggagagagagagagagagagagagagagagaggagaggagagagggagagagagagggagagagagagggagagagaaggggagggagagagagaaggagagagagagagagagagagagagagagagagagagagagagagagagagagagagagagagagagacgagagagagagagagagagagagagagagaagagagagagagagggagagggagaggagagagagagagagagagagagagagagagagagagagagagagagagagagagagagagagagagagagagagagagagagagagagagagagaggagagagagagagagagagagaggcaattcgAAGCGCCGGAACAGAGCAGATTTTATGTGAAGAAGATCTCTCTCGTCCCCTGGCCTCTATCTGAGTCATGTCCACGAAGCCCTTACATATTTTCCTTCATACCCGGCATAAGTGAGACGAACCTCAGCGACAACGACATTTAAAATTACGTCCGAGGGGTTAggggagtttttttttccccgggaATAACAAAAGCTGTACAAAAGAACACGTATTTTAAGATGGAGGATACCTAAGCTATAGCGCTGTCGTGCCCAGAACCATAGTATTTCTGTCATTACGATTTCAAATACTAGCGGAAAATCTACAGAAAAGGGGACATGTCTATTCTCACATTTCTCCCTCTATTTTGGGGGGATATTAAGGTCAGCATGAGGTCAACGGGTCATGAGAGCCAAGGTCACCGACTGCGGGAACGTGAGCTTCGAGTAGTCGGCACTTCTGAAGGATGCCGCTTCCCCCTTCTGCAGAGCCAGGTGGCACTTCTGTTCACTTGTGGATTGGATTTCCAACTCCGTGACCTGTAAGAGGTAAAGGAAGATGTGTacttgtgtgggtatatataaaatattagtgTAGTGTTGGAAAGTTATTCGTAAAAGGATATGCATGTGGATGAATGTCGAAAAGATATTTACATGAATTTGATCTTAGATAAGACACTAATCTGATGTTAGAAAAGATATTCACATGAGAGTACGATCAATATGAACTCTCATAAtccaaaacacagacaaaaagatacaCGCACGGCTTTTACTGTTTAAATTGTACACATGCAACTTGGGGTCCTGAATAAGGTGAATTTTATCCGTTGCAGGAAACAGAGAGCGAATGTGCGACACTCACCTCATCCCCTAAAGCAATCAGCACCATAAAGGAGGCTCCGTCAAGCGAAAAACTGCCGCTGCCCTTCAGAACATGCAGCTCTTCCTCTGACGATACCTTAtttgaaaacgaaaagaaaagatgtAGCTTCAGTTGAAAAAAACATATAGTATATGGTCAAGTATTTAGACAGCTATCCATTATTGGATTCTGTTAATATTCAGTCCTGCATTCAGATAAATACTCAGCGAAGAATTTAATCAAGTCAAACATTCAGCCAAGTGTATACAGGTGTAGAAAATTTAACCCTTCATCGGCGACAGCGTGAATCAAACCTGCGTATTGTTGAGCTGAGGCATCATGCTCTTGAAGACCAACTTGGCAAGGGTTTGTCCCGCCGTTCTCTCGAGTCCATCGGGAGGTGCGAGGACTTCTACGGAGTCTGACTGGAAACCGATGAGTGGTTTTGTATTGTCAAGTTTAGTTTTGGAATCAAATGTAGTCCGAAACGGGGGTACTTTTTATAATGCTAACAGCAAATGGTGACTACGATAATGAAAAAGGGcgatagcaacattaataatagctactactaatggtgatgatgctttTAATactaaaaaacattaaaaaaaaactaataacatcGACCAATACCAATAACAcgaattaatactaataacacaagCTAATGCAAAGAACgcaaactaatactaataacaaacatCAGCCAAACTCACAGCTCCCTCCCGAACGGCGTCTTCCCAGCGGCGGTCTCCCTCGACACGAGCCATCAGGTCTCGGGCAAAGAGGTCCCTGAAGAGCCACCGCCTGACGACGCCCTCGCACTCGCCCTCGCCCAACGAGACCTCCTGCCCCTCTGGCGTCTGGAGGAAGGTGAAGTAGGCGATGAAGTCCTCTTGGTTGCGTTCCAGGTTCCAGATGTCGGGGGTAaacttcccgtcctcctcctccttcgtcaggTGGCCGTAGTTCTCTTGGTTGCATGTGTAGGGGATGTAACCCTGGGAATGATTTATAAATGTACAAGGGAGACTGAATGGAAGATTTAAGTTGTGAAGAGTCTTTGCGATATCTTTTTTGAATTCCAAACTACGacaattattttaaatatttggtATCTTTAGACTGCCACAGTTATCTTCCTATTGTCTGGAAATGTAACACTGTATAATAGTGAATGCTAATGaagacttatacatacacatattaagaTTAATAAGTATCAATTGCTGAGTCAAAGCAGACTTGAAAAGCAGAATTTATTTTTTCTGGTTTTCAAAATCCCGCGTAGTTTTCTCTCCTCCCCGATGGAATTCTATTACTGTCACTCGTATTTCAATCGCTTAACGTTAAAGGCACATgcaattttctttccttcaagAAGTAGCACATGAACACATTCCTCACATAAAAAGTCTGTATATCCATAACTGCACATACTCTCCTGGCGtgtatataaaatcaaatatctttttctattatatacatatctatatatatatatatagatatgtataagcatataaatataaatatatatatatatatattttgtaatggtCGGTTAGAAAGTTTGTGCACTCGAGAGTCGGACCCAAATGCCCAAgctaacaataaaactaacatgTGAGGGAGAACCTCTTCCTGCCACTCCCAGTTTTACGGTGGACTTCAAAAGAGTGTCGGTTTACAGGCCTTCGTCGGTCTTAAGTACTATTTCTTCGcttaatcctctttctctctttctctctgtctatgctctctctctctctctctctctctctctctctcagttgtctCAGTCGtggtctatctgtccatctgtctaccaatctgtcagtcagtctgtcagtctgactctctctctctctctctctctctctctctctctctctctctctctctctctctctctctctctctctctctctctctctctctctcggacacgATCAAAGCTTCAACTTCTCCAACACTTAATTTAAACACTGACTCACCTGCTCAAAGACATGAATGAAGAAGCGATTCCACATGTCATCCCCGGAAGAGGTGAAGCTTCCCTTGATGTGCATGAAGGCGTCTCTGGTGAACAAAAGGGCGCTCTTGATCCTGGCCACCTGCAGCATCCCAACGAAGTCGGTGGTtctgagggatggaaggaaggattggGTCGTGGGAGGGAAACGGTGTGGAGATTGATTACCTATTGTCGGCATTGATCATCTCTTgcctaatttgattttttttttcttttttttttgtgctatgATGAGATGGCGAGTTAATATTAGGTTCGAAAgtgattaatataatatattagagATCACGGTTTATGAGAGGTTTTAGCGAAATATTTGTAATTACAAGCGTGATCCAGAGCTATAACTGTGACTTCCCATCAACGAAGCACTCCACTGTCACCTTTCTCTTGTGacgaaatagacagatatataaaataaaccaaaacaaacagTCCATTAAGCTTTAGCAATACCGAAATAAAGAAACGAAGACGAGCGTGTACgtagtaacgacaacaacaaaaagagaaacagagcacTTCCTCCTCAGATCACCTCGTTTGGGTTATCACGGCTCAGAGTTAACGAGGATTCCAACCCTAATTGCCAACATGAACACGTAAGTTGGTAAACACGGGCTCTCGGTACAAGGATATGGAAGGGCAGGCATTCGAGGGCCAAGCGCCGGGAATTAGCTGCCTGTTTGTCAAgtgctgatatacatacatacacgcacgcacgcacgcacgcacgcacgcacgcacgcacgcacgcacacacacacacacacacacacacacacacacacacacacacacacacacacacacacacacacacacacacacacacgggtgtttGTGACTATATAGCCCAAGCCGGAGATGTGACACTCTGCCGACGCCGGCGCACACCCAGGCCGCTGCTCCCTCACCCGTTCACGTCGCGGTGTCGAGCAACGAAGTTCCCGGCTAAGAAACCCTCGGAGAATTCGTGGTTGATGTATTCGGTCATCAGGTTATGTCCGGTGCCGTCGGCGTGCGTCAAGAGGGGGCCGACCACACTCCTGCGGAACGAAAAGCAAAACATTGTAAATTCTATCTTACTGATATATCCCTATTAACTTTCCGCTTATTTTGATCATATATATAGGACACGCTCACGAATACAACTGTTAGGATGTCTCGTGTCCTTACCTTCTCTTACGCATGAGATCCTGCAGGACATCGGGGTAGGTAAGCTGGACATTTGCGTCGAGCATGAACAAGTAGTCTTCCTTAGACTTCATCACTTCCTGCCTGCGAGTTTAAGGGAAACGGGTTTAGCTAGTGAAACCGTTTTActaattttcaagtttcaagatcGATCTGAGCATGACCAACTCCTgctgataataaacaatattgatatcaacaatGCTTAGACATGTCTGATATATTACAAGACTGAGAAGTATGCCGATTTTTTAAGACGGTCCCCCTACCCACCAAAGGAGCCTGTGAGCTTTCGTGTAGTCGATTCCTATCTCCGGATAAGCCACGCCCACGTCCTGGTACTGCATTTCGTATTCGTCGAGAAAGTCTTCGAACTGAGTCCAATAAAATCCAGTTAAAACATGAGAATATAAAGAATTTCActaatacatattttgtatttaaTTCCAATTAATTTTTAATGATTTTactgattatcattaattaatgattttactgattatcattaattaatgaTATCTATATCGTAAGTGCAGATTCTAATAtgtgatatctatatatcaatctttctatctctctatatatatcatgcattacGAAAAGTAATACTTCtagttgtaaaaaagaaaaaaaaaaaaaatcacggtcaATACTCGATcagttaattaatatttttttacttcGCGTTAGTTCAATATTTGATCCTTTtgcaatatctaaaaaaaaaaaaactggttgaCCTTTACAATGCTATCAGGTCCAAATAATCTTGAAACTTTACGCTTTTTAGCcccgttttttctgtttttcttcttttaaaggagagggaggggggtcaaaTCTTCATACAATATGCATTAGTCGAGTCATTTTTTACTTTGGGCCCAAACAGACTGCAATAGACGTTTTTCCTCTGGCGTTTTCAAACTTCACCTTACAATTATCTTGGAATAACGCATAAAAAATAACCACAACTGAACTAGGGATATAAAAGGAAGTCTATTTCTCGTGGCTAGCTCATTGTGGTGAAATGTGGGTTATCACCCCGTAGATATCCCTCCGATTTACAGACCTTCCACTAATTACAAAGATGAAAATGCCATCAACAAATCAAAGAAAGGCAAACTTTCACGTCCAGATAACATGACAAGTAGCCTTCTGAAAGATGCTGAAGAACGCGTCTGTCAGAAACTATATTGGCCAACTATTTTACAGTTTGTTTAGAACTAATTAAACTCATCCAATAACTGACAGGAAGCTGAAATAATCCTGTTCCACGAGAAAACAATGCTAAATATTTTGCGGACAAGTCTTGAACCTATAGAGTTAACAAAACTCTAGCCGGAAACCAATCCGGAGATAAGAgagtttcagtaaaaaaaaactacataactATCAAGCAGTCGACCAAACtgttgagagaaaaaataatatatgcaacATAACCTCTGCATCCGACTTCGATGATCACAAGAAAGCCTTCGAATTAATGACAGTCAGACTTGTCACCGCAGCTCTCAAACAATAGGGCATCGACCCAGGCAACATTAGCTCCCTCCAGCATATCTAGAGCAGATGCAGGTCCTTCATACATAAACTCTGAGCCCTTCCACTTAGAGAGAAAGCGCCTGACTAGAAGATCCCATCGCTTCAAATTCGTCTTCCGTAAAGAGGACTGGGAAACAAGGAAACTTAAGATCGACGGGGAATCCCTGACTCATCTACTAACGACATCTTGCTTGTTTATAAACCCTGAAATTCTACAAGAAATATATGTCAAGCTCAGGGATGCAAGCTTAATATCCAGCCTCCATAATTTAAGAAAACCCAGGTGGTAGCAAATGAAGAATTAGGTGAAGATATAACATTAAGACTGGAAACGAGACCATCTAGCACCATATCTATCTCATAAGGCAACAGTCAAGTACTGTTTTGGGACCTGGAACTTGATAATGAATCCAAGCTGCAGGCAAAGAACAGTGGAACGAAAGGATTAAGCTCAAACAGACGGAAAAACCTCGAAGTGAATACGAAGGCAGATTGACCCCGTGACTACCTCAAAGACCTGCAAACGGAAGTGGAATGAAGCAGGTCACGACGTATCTCGAGATAAATAAGTCTTAAATAAATTCGTGACACTCGATATCCCTTTTCCATTCCATCCTGCACAATATCCGACCCAGTTGCCAGATCACCAACGTGTCTTCCAGGTTTTCTCCACCAAACTGCACCAGTGGCTTGCTTTCGATATTGAAGTGGCAGGGGATTTTGTACGGACTATTTCTAAATTATATCGATTGCCTTATTCCCTCCGTTAGTACTTATGCACCGTTAACAGGACCAGACACCTTTGCGGCCACTGAAAGCCTACCTCCTCGACGTGCTGAGACGCGGCCTCTGAGATGTACATGAAAAGCGTTATCTTGTCCTTCGGGTAACGCAGGCGGCTCAGGCGGCGGAGGAACAGCCTGAAGAAGGGCATCCGGTCCGCGACGAACACGGCCACCTTTACGCTCGGGAGCTCTTCGCCTTCCTGAGGGAGTGTGAGAAGAGGTGAGTATACTTGATTAATGAGAGGGTGGTAATGGGGAAGGTAAACTGCATATAACCCTTGCGGTGCTCACTCACTTGAACCCCACCCCCATCCCGAcccctcactcatttactcactaactcagtcagtcagtcagccactctctctctctttctctctctctctctctctctctctctctctctctctctctttctctccccttccttccctccccctctatctctctctccgtctcccatcccccctctccccctctcactcatccctcccctccctcatatcctctaactcacccatccctccttacctcctatcactcaccctactctccctccctacctccctccctccctccctcacctcatctgactcacccctccccttccttcctccctccctccctccctccctcacttcctctcattcacccctccctcacctcctctcactcacccctccctccctcctccctccctccttcccctacattccctcccctcccctcccctccttccctccctccc
The genomic region above belongs to Penaeus chinensis breed Huanghai No. 1 chromosome 20, ASM1920278v2, whole genome shotgun sequence and contains:
- the LOC125036217 gene encoding procollagen-lysine,2-oxoglutarate 5-dioxygenase 1-like, producing MLKCYCLEDIVRLRGLFVVFVVLFSLCFASAEKDFDWKIRVLIVTRATPRDGHLRFFRSLRAAEIPVEIVQTSDENSEISKVLETIQNYNQDEVLILTNSDQYLATQEAPAAAWTVVGEAARQEAAVLMPFPALPRVRSYEVHGQLERVQKELEHYREFGRSGVKPHGPHGLEDARKLLKELQHLRVREEQDQRQAKADTQSFEAFAFAGLTNSVQNLLERLETGYHQGSLGTMWRVLAESPGLRKRLQVALDYRYLAFRGANTLQTGDFGFRERLDGEPILHAKDLTLPPFLYGSPLALPASLANMVTREVTFKFLCEDCPDDPLPRPQVLGEGEELPSVKVAVFVADRMPFFRLFLRRLSRLRYPKDKITLFMYISEAASQHVEEFEDFLDEYEMQYQDVGVAYPEIGIDYTKAHRLLWQEVMKSKEDYLFMLDANVQLTYPDVLQDLMRKRRSVVGPLLTHADGTGHNLMTEYINHEFSEGFLAGNFVARHRDVNGTTDFVGMLQVARIKSALLFTRDAFMHIKGSFTSSGDDMWNRFFIHVFEQGYIPYTCNQENYGHLTKEEEDGKFTPDIWNLERNQEDFIAYFTFLQTPEGQEVSLGEGECEGVVRRWLFRDLFARDLMARVEGDRRWEDAVREGASDSVEVLAPPDGLERTAGQTLAKLVFKSMMPQLNNTQVSSEEELHVLKGSGSFSLDGASFMVLIALGDEVTELEIQSTSEQKCHLALQKGEAASFRSADYSKLTFPQSVTLALMTR